Proteins encoded in a region of the Neodiprion lecontei isolate iyNeoLeco1 chromosome 5, iyNeoLeco1.1, whole genome shotgun sequence genome:
- the LOC107217277 gene encoding monocarboxylate transporter 3 isoform X4, producing MTPKNKTESEYSVEEQSRLTGADGGVDEVSPEDEGSLCEYHDIPPPPDGGYGWVVVFASFMCNMIVDGIAYTFGVFLNEFVNYYGEGKGRTAWVGSLLSGIYLSAGPVVSALTNKYGCRAVCMAGSVFGAAAFALSTLSSSVNMLMLTYGVLGGIGFGLIYLPAVVCVGYYFETKRSLATGIAVCGSGVGTIAFAPLATMLINAYGWKGANLILAGLILNCAVFGAMMRPLEYPKLSSVKPLLQRMAEEKRFQMERGSIGGSYFMVQLPDGSMEKRMKMPINIDPGVHSSFNLDQLVPGTPLTPVPTVPTLPTISEVKVQEQSSSGGTSASGSVDLKNAINKTKSRKAIDEGKESKDVPTQEKPENIEFNKANIPRNASQPAFTTHVQGLPKNGSVPFFDRIRKTSTGERYKPSLSAIKNSRTTLNSNGDIRRSLHLRLSASSMLGSRNNNAECDDGESITFTTSKSSIPKEKPMMIRPLSRRDIFYSGSVLNLAECQSQKSLANYRQSIISLPKSVRGDVRDADPEKGPQQPLCPCLVLPESFTEALATMMDMSLLKDPVFLLIGISNVFGMAGLYVPFVYLVDAAKSHGVDASLAPLLLSIIGITNTVGRVACGYIADFPQVDSLLMNNICLVVSSIAVGATPFCTSFAAYIVMSIFFGLAISGYISLTSIILVDLLGLDKLTNAFGLLILFRGAAAIVGSPLAGAIYDATENYNISFYMAGFFFFISAATSFMAPAMKRCTTPQAQPVIMDTLTPIDEDIEEENEDDIPEIVETAASPQEPQEKEIKQIESVL from the exons ATGACACCCAAAAACAAG acGGAGAGTGAATATTCGGTCGAGGAACAGTCCCGATTGACAGGAGCAGATGGAGGAGTCGATGAAGTTTCCCCTGAAGACGAGGGCTCCTTGTGCGAATATCATGACATCCCACCCCCGCCGGATGGCGGCTATGGGTGGGTTGTTGTATTTGCCTCGTTCATGTGCAACATGATTGTGGATGGCATTGCTTATACCTTCGGAGTGTTTTTGAATGAATTTGTCAACTATTATGGAGAAGGCAAAGGCAGGACGGCATGGGTAGGGTCTTTACTCTCTGGCATATACCTCAGCGCAG GTCCAGTCGTCAGTGCCTTAACGAACAAGTATGGCTGCAGAGCTGTATGCATGGCTGGAAGCGTTTTCGGAGCGGCTGCATTTGCTCTGTCGACACTTTCATCTTCTGTTAATATGTTGATGCTAACGTATGGCGTATTAGGAG GTATCGGCTTCGGTCTAATCTACCTACCAGCAGTCGTGTGCGTTGGTTATTACTTTGAAACTAAAAGATCGTTGGCCACAGGGATCGCAGTTTGTGGTTCGGGAGTAGGTACCATAGCTTTTGCCCCTCTAGCAACGATGTTAATTAATGCTTACGGCTGGAAAGGAGCCAATCTGATTTTAGCCGGCCTTATCCTAAATTGCGCG GTTTTTGGCGCAATGATGAGACCTCTGGAATACCCAAAATTGTCATCTGTTAAGCCGTTGCTGCAGCGAATGGCAGAAGAAAAACGGTTTCAAATGGAGCGTGGCAGTATAGGAGGATCCTACTTCATGGTACAATTACCGGATGGATCAATggagaaaagaatgaaaatgcCCATTAACATTGATCCAGGAGTACACTCCAGTTTCAATCTAGATCAGCTAGTACCAG GTACTCCATTGACTCCTGTACCAACCGTGCCAACTTTGCCTACAATTTCGGAGGTAAAAGTACAGGAGCAATCGTCATCCGGTGGAACATCCGCAAGTGGAAGTGTGGACTTGAAAAATGCTATAAACAAGACCAAGAGCCGCAAAGCAATTGACGAAGGAAAAGAATCCAAAGATGTTCCAACCCAGGAAAAACCGGAGAATATTGAGTTCAACAAGGCAAATATTCCCCGTAACGCCTCTCAGCCAGCATTCACCACCCACGTGCAAGGTCTACCAAAAAACGGCTCGGTCCCATTCTTTGATAGAATTCGAAAAACCAGTACTGGGGAGAGATACAAGCCAAGCCTTAGCGCTATCAAGAATTCCCGTACCACGCTCAACTCTAATGGCGATATACGACGGAGTCTACACTTGAGACTATCCGCCAGCAGCATGCTTGGATCACGTAACAATAATGCTGAATGCGAT GATGGTGAAAGCATCACGTTTACCACGAGCAAATCTAGCATACCTAAGGAAAAGCCAATGATGATTCGACCATTGTCGAGAAGGGATATATTCTACAGTGGTAGTGTACTCAATTTGGCTGAGTGTCAGAGCCAAAAATCTCTTGCAAATTACCGGCAAAGTATCATTTCGTTGCCAAAATCTGTACGTGGAGACGTCCGTGATGCTGACCCGGAGAAGGGACCACAGC AGCCACTTTGTCCTTGCCTAGTCCTGCCTGAGTCTTTTACCGAAGCTCTTGCTACAATGATGGACATGTCTCTACTCAAGGATCCGGTATTTCTGTTGATCGGTATCAGCAATGTGTTCGGCATGGCTGGACTTTACGTGCCGTTTGTTTATCTTGTGGATGCTGCCAAGTCACAT GGAGTTGATGCAAGTTTAGCACCATTGCTGTTGTCAATTATCGGAATCACCAATACAGTGGGACGTGTGGCTTGTGGCTACATCGCAGACTTTCCGCAAGTTGATTCATTGTTAATGAATAACATTTGCCTTGTTGTTTCGAGTATTGCGGTTGGAGCTACACCTTTTTGTACCTCATTTGCTGCTTACATAGTGATGAGTATCTTTTTCGGACTTGCTATAT CTGGATACATTTCGCTGACCTCAATTATTCTGGTGGATCTACTCGGCTTGGACAAACTTACAAATGCATTCGGCCTTCTAATCCTATTCAGAGGTGCCGCTGCTATCGTTGGATCTCCGCTTGCTGGTGCCATATACGATGCGACGGAAAACTAtaacatttcattttatatggcaggattcttcttttttattagtGCAGCAACCAGCTTCATGGCACCAGCTATGAAGAGATGTACTACGCCTCAG GCCCAACCCGTCATAATGGATACATTAACGCCTATTGACGAAGATATTGAAGAGGAAAATGAAGATGATATCCCAGAGATCGTTGAGACGGCTGCGTCGCCTCAAGAACCCCAAGAAAAGGAAATCAAACAGATTGAATCtgttttataa